One window of the Triticum dicoccoides isolate Atlit2015 ecotype Zavitan chromosome 3B, WEW_v2.0, whole genome shotgun sequence genome contains the following:
- the LOC119276671 gene encoding putative D-cysteine desulfhydrase 2, mitochondrial has translation MRPAPVLAAGGRTLGNILSATEWMLPSPATQVHTISVLPSHSPSPAPQFAFSNLTTALKSSGGKGDEQGIFNVVRDDLLHPLANGNKARKLDALLPLLRRRGATDVITCGGCQSAHAAAVAVHCAELGIRPHLLLRGEQLDVPTGYNLISLMFGNVTYASRSVYAHRDEMLYEHAKKVAGTGGSVLWADDIVRDDLSVDEETVLENDSRRVVIIKEGAGTVQALLGVIRLVEHLSSLSSFHNDEEVHVVVDAGTGTTAVGLALGAVCLGLNWRVTAVMLADTLERYQEQEKSLISDFKGLCHEDCHHMVVTDGLVHWVDRFSPRRFGKVLGGEIASCRQVAQQTGILLDPVYTLAAWEQAVDLCRGDGRGAKVAMIHSGGTLGLFGLAQRYSQHFAATANGQA, from the exons ATGCGGCCAGCGCCGGTGCTCGCCGCCGGCGGCAGGACGCTCGGAAACATTCTCTCCGCCACGGAGTGGATGCTTCCCTCCCCGGCCACCCAAGTCCACACCATCTCCGTCCTCCCCTCCCACTCACCGTCCCCTGCTCCCCAGTTCGCCTTCTCCAACCTCACCACCGCGCTGAAGAGCAGCGGCGGCAAAGGGGACGAGCAGGGGATCTTCAACGTGGTGCGGGACGACCTCCTCCATCCCCTCGCCAACGGTAACAAGGCCCGGAAGCTCGACGCCCTCctgccgctcctccgccgccggggTGCCACCGACGTG ATAACATGCGGGGGTTGCCAGAGCGCCCATGCAGCAGCCGTCG CGGTCCATTGTGCAGAATTGGGAATCAGGCCACACCTACTGCTGAGAGGAGAGCAGCTAGATGTGCCGACAGGCTACAATTTGATCTCTTTGATGTTTGGCAACGTGACCTATGCATCTCGGTCGGTCTATGCACATCGAGATGAGATGCTTTATGAGCATGCCAAGAAGGTTGCCGGTACCGGCGGTTCGGTTCTGTGGGCTGATGATATCGTCAGAGATGATTTAAGTGTGGATGAAGAGACTGTTCTTGAAAACGATTCCAGAAGGGTGGTGATTATTAAGGAAGGGGCTGGTACTGTTCAAGCGTTACTAG GTGTTATACGACTGGTGGAGCACCTCTCTAGTTTGTCGTCGTTTCATAATGATGAGGAAGTCCATGTTGTGGTGGATGCTGGGACAGGCACAACAGCTGTTGGGTTAGCTCTTGGAGCGGTATGTCTAGG ACTTAATTGGAGGGTTACTGCTGTCATGCTTGCTGATACACTTGAAAGATATCAAGAACAGGAGAAGTCCCTGATATCTGATTTTAAGGGGCTTTGCCATGAAGACTGCCATCACATGGTCGTAACAGATGGTCTGGTTCATTGGGTGGACCGCTTTTCGCCGAGAAG ATTCGGCAAGGTGCTGGGAGGCGAAATCGCGTCGTGCCGGCAGGTGGCTCAGCAAACGGGCATCCTGCTGGATCCCGTGTACACCTTGGCCGCCTGGGAGCAGGCCGTGGATCTGTGCCGCGGAGACGGCAGAGGGGCCAAAGTGGCCATGATCCACAGCGGCGGAACCCTGGGCCTGTTCGGACTGGCGCAAAGGTATTCCCAACACTTCGCCGCGACCGCGAACGGGCAAGCTTGA